One Bradyrhizobium zhanjiangense DNA segment encodes these proteins:
- a CDS encoding MFS transporter, with product MHSADRPATRLATRLAFLVAGFGIACWAPLVPFAKTRLGVDDGVLGLLLLSLGIGSVLAMLLTGVLSARYGSRPIIVAGGLGLALVLPLLAIASSPAALALALFAFGAALGSIDVAMNIHAVEVERAAKRPLMSGFHALFSIGGFAGSALMTALLLLQLGALTCTLICSILMLIAMLVTWPRLLRSAQVQEGPLFVLPHGAVLLLALLGAITFLVEGAMLDWGALLVIGAGLVSEAQGGAGYIVFSIAMTVGRLGGDAVVARIGDRTTLLWGSLIAIAGFVVLLTAPIAAVAIAGFLLIGLGASNLVPVLFRRAAKQTAMPTGLAVAAITTAGYAGILIGPAGVGFVARVSGLPTAFWLLAALMGLVTLSAGVVTKEQRRTSRVSA from the coding sequence ATGCATTCTGCCGACCGGCCGGCGACGCGCCTTGCGACTCGGCTCGCCTTCCTCGTCGCGGGCTTCGGCATCGCGTGCTGGGCGCCGCTGGTGCCGTTCGCGAAGACGCGCCTCGGCGTCGATGATGGCGTTCTCGGGCTGCTGCTGCTCAGCCTCGGCATCGGCTCGGTCCTCGCCATGCTTCTGACCGGCGTCCTGAGCGCGCGCTATGGCAGCCGGCCGATCATCGTCGCGGGCGGGCTCGGTCTCGCCCTGGTCCTGCCGCTGCTCGCGATCGCGAGCTCGCCAGCAGCGCTGGCGTTGGCGCTCTTTGCGTTCGGCGCGGCGCTCGGCTCGATCGACGTCGCCATGAACATCCACGCGGTGGAGGTGGAGCGCGCCGCAAAACGCCCGCTGATGTCCGGCTTCCACGCCTTGTTCAGCATCGGCGGCTTCGCCGGCTCCGCGCTGATGACGGCACTGCTCTTGCTGCAACTCGGCGCGCTCACTTGCACGCTGATCTGCTCGATCCTGATGCTGATCGCGATGTTGGTGACCTGGCCGCGCCTGCTCCGCTCGGCCCAGGTGCAGGAGGGTCCGCTGTTCGTGCTGCCGCACGGCGCCGTGCTCCTGCTCGCGCTGCTCGGCGCCATCACCTTCCTCGTCGAAGGTGCGATGCTCGATTGGGGAGCGCTGCTCGTCATCGGCGCGGGCCTCGTCTCGGAGGCGCAAGGCGGCGCCGGCTATATCGTGTTCTCGATCGCGATGACGGTGGGGCGGCTCGGCGGCGACGCCGTCGTCGCGCGCATCGGCGACCGCACGACGCTGTTGTGGGGAAGCCTCATTGCCATCGCGGGCTTCGTGGTCCTGCTCACGGCTCCGATCGCGGCGGTGGCCATAGCCGGTTTCCTGCTCATCGGCCTCGGCGCATCGAATCTGGTGCCGGTGCTGTTCCGCCGGGCGGCCAAGCAGACCGCCATGCCCACGGGCCTCGCCGTCGCGGCGATCACGACCGCCGGCTATGCCGGCATCCTCATCGGTCCCGCCGGCGTCGGCTTCGTTGCTCGCGTCAGTGGGCTGCCAACGGCGTTCTGGCTGCTGGCCGCGCTGATGGGTCTCGTCACGCTATCGGCAGGCGTCGTCACGAAGGAGCAACGCCGGACATCGCGCGTCAGCGCGTGA
- a CDS encoding OsmC family protein has protein sequence MIRKAKAVWKGTGRDGTGHLSSESGVLAETPYSFKTRFENEKGTNPEELIAAAHAGCFTMALAFGLQMAGFTPEELSTEAAVTLEPEGKGFKISKSALTLRAKVPNLDEAGFARLAGEAEKNCPVSKVLNAAITLDAKLG, from the coding sequence ATGATCCGCAAGGCAAAAGCAGTATGGAAGGGCACTGGTCGTGATGGCACGGGCCATCTCTCAAGCGAATCCGGTGTGCTCGCTGAGACGCCCTATTCGTTCAAGACCCGCTTCGAGAACGAGAAGGGGACCAATCCCGAGGAGTTGATCGCGGCGGCCCATGCCGGCTGCTTTACGATGGCGTTGGCCTTCGGCCTTCAAATGGCAGGCTTCACGCCGGAGGAGCTCTCGACCGAGGCAGCCGTCACGCTCGAACCCGAAGGCAAAGGCTTCAAGATCAGCAAGTCAGCGCTCACCTTGCGCGCGAAGGTGCCGAACCTCGATGAAGCAGGTTTCGCGCGCCTCGCCGGCGAGGCCGAGAAGAACTGTCCGGTGTCCAAGGTGCTCAACGCCGCGATCACGCTCGACGCCAAGCTGGGCTAG
- a CDS encoding Bug family tripartite tricarboxylate transporter substrate binding protein, translated as MPSFSRRRFVSALSGAAALATIPRSGQAADYPSRPIRLVIPYGAGGSGDQIGRPWVDKMSTLLGPTFVDYIGGAGGAIGTAAVAREEPDGYSLLLGNGSTQVIIPLTSANPGYSVGDFRAIYRLINSALVFAVHPSLPAANLRELIAYAKDNPGKLSYGTPGVATGNHLVGESFKQQAGALDIVHVPYRGIAQATNDLVSGQISLVIAVMSVQLQQLSQAGKIRLLAVTTERRLSGAPDIPTAIESGMPDLSYEGWFGLFAPKRTDDAIIDRIAQATRLAMADATLLANYRAQGMEPDADSSPEKLQRIVEATTASLAPVIKSIGLNQL; from the coding sequence ATGCCTTCCTTCTCGCGGCGACGGTTCGTCTCTGCGCTATCAGGCGCAGCGGCGCTGGCGACCATCCCACGCAGCGGACAAGCCGCCGACTATCCGTCCCGTCCCATTCGACTGGTGATCCCCTACGGGGCTGGCGGATCGGGTGACCAGATCGGGCGCCCATGGGTCGACAAGATGTCAACGCTGCTCGGGCCGACCTTCGTCGACTATATCGGCGGCGCAGGCGGCGCGATCGGGACTGCCGCGGTCGCGCGCGAGGAGCCCGATGGCTATTCGCTGCTGCTCGGAAACGGCAGCACGCAGGTCATCATTCCCTTGACCTCGGCAAATCCCGGCTATTCCGTCGGCGATTTCCGCGCCATCTACCGCCTGATCAACAGCGCGCTGGTTTTCGCGGTCCATCCTTCATTGCCCGCGGCCAATCTGCGCGAGTTGATCGCCTATGCGAAGGACAATCCGGGAAAGCTGTCCTACGGGACGCCGGGCGTCGCGACGGGAAATCATTTGGTCGGCGAATCCTTCAAGCAGCAGGCCGGCGCGCTCGACATCGTCCACGTGCCCTATCGGGGCATCGCGCAGGCGACCAATGATCTCGTCAGCGGCCAGATCTCGCTCGTCATTGCCGTCATGTCGGTCCAGTTGCAGCAGCTGAGCCAAGCCGGCAAGATCCGGCTGCTTGCGGTCACCACCGAAAGGCGGCTGAGCGGCGCGCCTGATATCCCGACGGCGATCGAATCCGGCATGCCGGATCTCAGCTATGAAGGCTGGTTCGGGCTGTTCGCGCCCAAGCGTACCGATGATGCGATCATCGATCGGATCGCCCAGGCTACGCGGTTGGCCATGGCCGATGCGACGCTGCTCGCGAATTATCGCGCGCAAGGCATGGAGCCGGACGCCGATTCAAGCCCCGAAAAACTCCAGCGCATCGTCGAGGCGACAACGGCAAGCCTGGCGCCCGTGATCAAATCGATCGGGCTCAATCAGTTGTGA
- a CDS encoding VOC family protein codes for MATIEIDRDVATKPSTSRNLDLKLEVVVIPVSDVDRAKAFYTRLGWRLDADFASSSEWRVIQFTPPGSACSVIFGRNVTAAAPGSVRGLYLIVSDLEAARQDLLDRGIAVSEPFHGAGDVHAGPDEPYLFGSVRVSGADPERGSYSSFASFSDPDGNGWLFQEVTTRLPGRITADGTTFASQSDLAAALRRASVAHGEHETRIGGHDENWADWYADYIVREQAGLPLPS; via the coding sequence ATGGCCACTATCGAAATCGACCGTGACGTCGCGACCAAGCCTTCGACATCGCGTAACCTTGATCTGAAGCTCGAAGTCGTCGTCATCCCCGTCTCCGATGTCGACCGCGCCAAGGCGTTCTACACGCGCCTCGGCTGGCGACTGGACGCCGACTTCGCGTCGAGCAGCGAGTGGCGCGTGATCCAGTTCACGCCGCCGGGCTCGGCCTGTTCGGTGATTTTCGGCAGGAACGTTACCGCCGCAGCGCCCGGTTCGGTGCGCGGCTTGTATCTGATTGTCTCCGATCTGGAGGCTGCGCGACAAGATCTGCTCGACCGCGGTATCGCGGTCAGCGAACCCTTCCACGGTGCCGGCGATGTTCACGCCGGTCCGGACGAGCCGTATCTGTTTGGCAGCGTCCGGGTCAGCGGTGCTGACCCGGAGCGCGGCAGCTACAGCTCGTTTGCCTCATTCAGTGATCCCGACGGCAATGGCTGGCTGTTTCAGGAAGTCACGACACGATTGCCCGGACGCATCACGGCAGACGGCACGACGTTCGCCTCGCAGAGCGATCTGGCGGCGGCGTTGCGCCGTGCATCGGTCGCGCATGGTGAGCACGAGACGCGGATCGGCGGACACGACGAGAATTGGGCGGATTGGTACGCCGATTACATCGTGCGCGAGCAAGCCGGTCTACCGCTGCCGTCCTGA
- the msrA gene encoding peptide-methionine (S)-S-oxide reductase MsrA, which yields MTTERAVLAGGCFWGMQDLIRKQPGVVSTRVGYTGGQVKNATYRNHEGHAEAIEIMFDPAKTSFRTMLEFFFQIHDPTTLNRQGNDRGTSYRSAIFYTSEGQKRIAEDTIADVEASGLWPGKVVTEIAPAGEFWEAEPEHQDYLERYPDGYTCHFIRPGWKLPQRAAAAGG from the coding sequence ATGACGACAGAGCGCGCAGTTTTGGCCGGAGGCTGCTTCTGGGGCATGCAGGATCTGATCCGCAAGCAGCCCGGCGTGGTCTCCACACGCGTCGGCTACACCGGCGGTCAGGTGAAGAATGCCACTTACCGCAATCACGAGGGCCACGCCGAAGCGATCGAGATCATGTTCGATCCCGCAAAGACTAGCTTCCGGACCATGCTGGAGTTCTTCTTCCAGATCCACGATCCCACCACGCTCAATCGCCAAGGCAATGATCGGGGCACGAGCTATCGCTCCGCGATCTTCTATACCAGCGAGGGGCAGAAGCGGATTGCCGAGGACACGATCGCGGACGTCGAGGCGTCGGGCCTATGGCCTGGCAAGGTGGTGACCGAGATCGCGCCGGCCGGCGAGTTCTGGGAAGCCGAGCCCGAGCATCAGGATTATCTCGAACGCTATCCGGACGGCTACACTTGCCACTTCATCCGGCCGGGCTGGAAGCTGCCGCAGCGCGCGGCTGCTGCCGGAGGCTAG
- a CDS encoding ATP-binding protein — MPAHSNQDSAISFGPFRLFPKSRLLEKEGAPLHVGGRALDILIFLAERPGEVIGKRELVKRIWADVNVDEGSLRFHVAALRKVLGDTGKSARYVVNVPGRGYCFVASFAQAAPQVDPPSAETALPRSLPAQLAKMIGREEVIEKISNGLSLHRFMTVVGPGGIGKTAVAVTVGHRRSQDFGGRVFFVDFSPLRDASHIATTIASALGLTISSEDPTPALLTFLKTGPALLIFDSCEHVLDALAPLVEHIVREAPQLRVLATSRESFRSEGERIFRLFPLDCPPEREDLDVADVLAYPAAQLFVERIAQSSGPFQLSAEEAPLVASICRRLDGIALAIELAAGRVNAYGIAGTASLLDSRFSLQWRGRRTAVPRHQTLAAALDWSYDLLPAAESATLRRLSIFAGPFAPEAAAAVAAGDGLSEAETLEAIDSLVTKSLISPSGSRTLRYRLLDTTRTYALAKLHELGENRQFARRHAEHFRDFFERAEADTTTPLPEWLNVYGAELDNVRTALDWAFAPDGDAALGIALTAVAVSLWVRLSLFAECRERARTALAALGDAGDNDRVRMQLLSALGWSLMYGEGRAREARPILETTLELSDRLDDKDFRLRALWGLCIDQFNNGQFGKARALAERFADAAANSPDKTDVMLGDRLMAVALHYLGDQDEARVRIDRVNMSLPVLAEKPKIFPLDLRISTQYFRARILWLQGLADQAQALAARNIEEGRANGHALTFCSVLGQAACPIAFWAGDLDAAERHGTELLEHTERHAIRLWGLWAKAFNAAVIAKRGDVAMGLPLLREELNRAGDARFLPRFLPLLGELAAAFLETDQIDRGLDVIDDVLTRCNDRQELWYLPELTRIKAELMLRSARHSADAEARLRGAMDMAVAQGARFWELRCAISLARFMFRAGRSAEALAVLDPVCGRFAEGADIADMRTARDLIAQLRA; from the coding sequence GTGCCAGCACATAGTAACCAAGACTCAGCCATTTCATTTGGGCCATTTCGGCTGTTTCCCAAGTCCCGGCTCTTGGAGAAGGAGGGCGCGCCGCTTCACGTCGGCGGCCGCGCGCTCGACATTCTGATCTTCCTGGCCGAGCGTCCCGGTGAAGTCATTGGCAAGCGCGAGCTGGTCAAGCGCATCTGGGCCGACGTCAATGTCGACGAAGGCAGTCTGCGCTTTCATGTCGCAGCACTGCGCAAGGTGCTCGGCGATACCGGCAAGTCGGCCCGCTATGTCGTCAATGTACCCGGCCGCGGCTATTGCTTCGTCGCCTCGTTCGCGCAAGCGGCGCCGCAAGTCGACCCACCCTCCGCCGAAACCGCGCTTCCTCGCTCCCTGCCCGCTCAGCTTGCGAAGATGATCGGACGAGAGGAAGTCATCGAGAAGATCTCCAATGGACTTTCGCTCCATCGCTTCATGACCGTGGTCGGCCCGGGCGGCATCGGCAAGACCGCCGTCGCCGTCACCGTCGGGCATCGCCGATCCCAGGATTTCGGTGGGCGCGTCTTCTTTGTCGACTTCAGTCCGTTGCGGGACGCCAGCCACATCGCGACCACCATTGCTTCGGCGCTCGGCCTGACCATCAGCTCGGAGGATCCGACGCCGGCCCTGCTGACATTTCTGAAGACCGGCCCGGCCCTGCTGATCTTCGACAGTTGCGAGCACGTGCTGGATGCGCTGGCGCCGCTGGTCGAGCACATCGTTCGCGAAGCACCGCAGCTTCGCGTTCTCGCGACCAGCCGCGAGTCGTTCCGCAGCGAAGGCGAGCGGATATTCAGGCTCTTCCCGTTGGATTGTCCGCCGGAGCGCGAGGACCTTGATGTCGCCGATGTCCTTGCCTACCCTGCCGCTCAACTCTTCGTCGAGCGCATCGCGCAGAGCTCGGGTCCGTTCCAGCTCAGCGCCGAAGAGGCCCCGCTCGTCGCCAGCATCTGCCGGCGCCTCGACGGCATTGCGCTGGCGATCGAGCTCGCGGCAGGCCGCGTCAATGCCTATGGCATCGCCGGCACCGCATCCCTGCTCGACAGCCGCTTCTCGCTGCAATGGCGGGGACGCCGCACCGCCGTGCCGCGACACCAGACCCTCGCCGCCGCGCTCGACTGGAGCTACGATCTGCTGCCCGCGGCGGAGAGCGCCACCTTGCGACGGCTGTCCATCTTCGCCGGGCCGTTTGCACCGGAGGCGGCTGCCGCGGTCGCGGCCGGCGACGGCCTCAGCGAAGCGGAGACGCTGGAGGCGATCGACAGCCTGGTCACCAAATCGCTGATCTCGCCGTCCGGTTCGCGAACGCTGCGCTATCGCCTGCTCGACACCACGCGCACCTATGCGCTCGCGAAGCTGCACGAGCTCGGCGAAAACAGGCAGTTCGCGCGGCGCCATGCGGAGCATTTTCGCGATTTCTTCGAGCGCGCCGAGGCCGACACGACAACGCCGCTGCCCGAATGGCTGAACGTCTACGGCGCAGAGCTGGACAATGTGCGCACGGCGCTGGACTGGGCCTTCGCGCCCGACGGCGACGCTGCACTGGGAATCGCCCTGACCGCAGTTGCGGTCTCACTGTGGGTGCGCCTTTCCTTGTTCGCCGAATGCCGCGAGCGCGCCAGAACGGCCCTCGCCGCGCTCGGCGATGCCGGCGACAACGACCGCGTCCGCATGCAGCTGCTGTCGGCGCTCGGCTGGTCGCTGATGTATGGCGAAGGCCGCGCGCGCGAGGCGCGCCCGATCCTGGAGACGACCCTCGAGCTGTCGGACAGGCTCGATGACAAGGATTTCCGGCTGCGCGCGCTCTGGGGTTTGTGCATCGACCAGTTCAACAACGGGCAGTTCGGCAAGGCCCGCGCGCTTGCCGAGCGCTTTGCCGACGCGGCAGCGAACTCACCCGACAAGACCGATGTCATGCTGGGCGACCGGCTGATGGCCGTCGCGCTGCACTATCTCGGCGACCAGGACGAGGCGCGCGTGCGCATCGATCGGGTCAACATGTCGCTGCCTGTACTGGCGGAGAAGCCGAAAATCTTCCCGCTCGACCTCAGGATATCGACGCAATATTTCCGCGCCCGCATCCTGTGGCTGCAAGGCCTGGCCGATCAGGCCCAGGCACTCGCCGCCAGGAACATCGAGGAAGGCCGCGCCAACGGTCACGCCCTGACCTTCTGCAGCGTGCTGGGACAAGCCGCCTGCCCGATCGCTTTCTGGGCCGGCGATCTTGACGCCGCTGAGCGCCACGGCACCGAGTTGCTCGAGCACACCGAGCGCCATGCGATCCGGCTGTGGGGCTTGTGGGCAAAAGCCTTCAACGCAGCGGTCATTGCCAAGCGAGGCGACGTCGCGATGGGCCTGCCGCTGCTGCGCGAAGAGCTCAATCGCGCCGGCGATGCGCGCTTCCTGCCGCGATTTCTTCCCTTGCTCGGCGAACTCGCGGCGGCCTTCCTGGAGACCGACCAGATCGACCGCGGCCTCGACGTGATCGATGACGTCCTGACCCGCTGCAACGACCGGCAGGAGCTCTGGTATCTGCCAGAACTGACCCGCATCAAGGCAGAATTGATGCTCAGGAGCGCGCGTCACTCGGCGGATGCCGAAGCACGCTTGCGCGGGGCCATGGATATGGCCGTTGCGCAAGGCGCCCGCTTCTGGGAGCTGCGCTGCGCGATCAGTCTCGCGCGATTCATGTTCAGGGCTGGCCGAAGCGCAGAAGCACTGGCGGTTCTCGACCCTGTCTGCGGGAGGTTCGCCGAGGGCGCAGACATCGCCGATATGCGCACTGCACGCGACCTGATCGCGCAATTGCGCGCCTGA